A stretch of DNA from Macrotis lagotis isolate mMagLag1 chromosome X, bilby.v1.9.chrom.fasta, whole genome shotgun sequence:
AATTTCTCTGTATTGTTTTCCCAACACTTGTGTCTGTCAgtgtctctttctctatttctgtatCTGTTATTCCCCTTTCATTCCCCACCTCCACTTTGCTGattaaagaaggaaagatttatttggaaatgaaagttgcataaatatatgtgtaataatatcaataaatttttaatttggaaaaaaagccaAAGAGAACACATGaacttaaaaattctttcccaaatttCATGTGCATCTGATGTTAAAATAAAGTTAATGTGCTTCTCCTATGAGCAGCATAGCCTCAACCCATTAAGTAAACAACCCTAGCTGAGGTCTCCAGCCAATTTACCATGACTGGAAAAATCCTCCAGATTTCCTCTGCATTATGCCACCAGAACCCACACAGAGATACTTCAACAAGAAGAAGACAGTGACTACTACGCTGAGACCATTTGATAGAGTAGTAGGTGGAATTATAGTAGAAGCTGAAGATCAAAGTAATATCTTAATTTGTCTTGTGCTTGATTGGGAGagataaaaaaatttgttttgagaCTGGGTACGAGAGTGGGAATGGAAATGAAAAGTGGTGAAAGTAAGCCCTCATTCTCACCACTTTCACCCCACCATTTTCCCTCTCTAGCACACAGAGATTGAATACTAGTACTGCATGGTATGGGAATGAGGAGGAAAATGtcttgaaaaaatagaacaaatgttCATTTGTTTagattacaaaaaagaatgaagtgagGAAATTCAGGGCTCTCTGAATTCTTTGGTCATGGTGACTCATCTGTTTTCAATTTAAGGATTCAGCATTTTATCATCTTAGAGAGTTCTGGAGAATTCTGTTGCCTCTTGGCAGCATCGTGAAGCTGTGATTTTTCCAGTATGACAAGTATCAATTAGAAGAAGGGACTTGAACTGACATCTTCCAGATTCTGAAGCCAACACCAAGCTTCCTCTCTTACCCCCTAAGAGTCCAAAATTTTCCACctagtatgtatgtatttattttaggtttttgcaaggcaaatggggttgagtggcttgcccaaggccacacagctaaataattattaagtgtctgagactggatttgaacccaggtactcctgactccagggccagtgctttatccactgtgccacctagccaccctccacctagtatttaaaacatttaaagccTTCTACAATCAGATATTATATactttccttgtctttctttatattcttcccTTTCATGCAATCTCCTTTCTGGGCAAATTTGTCTTCTAGCTTGAAACAAAACATTCCATTTCTTCCCTCAGTGGTTTGTTACAAATTGTACCCCCTTGCCTAGCATATGCATTTCCTCTTCACCTCACACTCCTAAAATCACTATCTACTTTCAGAACACAGTTTGGATATCACAGACTACACAAAACATTTTTGATGACCCCAAAATTTACTtgttcttgaaattactttgtatttacttgaTAAAAGAATTATATTCCTCTAATGCAAGAAAAACACTTGAGAATTGTGTTGTAGTTTGTCTTGAACATAGCAGGcagttaataaatgattatttaattgAACTGAAGGTTCAAACTTTATCTTCCTGTCTTATTCAGGACCTGGGAAaatgtagatatttaataaatactgaaaggaagtatgggagagaagaggtattagaatgaccaccaaactgaaggtctacagagctgttatgCTGACCTCAATGCTATATAACTGTGAAAGTCCCTTCCTCTGGCATATACTGGAAAAGTCACAGCTTCACAATGCTACCAAGAGGCAACAAAATTCCCAGGAACTCTTTAAGATGATCAAGTGctggattcttttttcttttcttttcttttcttttttttttttaggaagtgcTAGATTCTTAAATTGAAAACAGAGATGAGTCACCATGACCAAAGAGCTCAGAAAGCTCTGGACGGCCTACCAactccatgtcaggaaactgaatcacttccatttaaattgttttaggaggattctgaagatcacttggcaggagaagatgccagatactgagatcctttctcgagctaaactatctagcattccaacatcactacagagagtacaactactatgggctggacatgttgttataATGCCAGgtatacacttgccaaaaaaactattttatgcagaactcacacaggacaaacATCTACAAGAAGGTCAGAAGTGCTacttgtacagcatgggagacactggcacaagaccacccagtgtggcatgccttcatcagtgagggtgctgcactctatgaggaggcagaattgaagcagctcaaaggaaatgtggcatactgaagtttagagtacccaccccaagtgttcgcatggactatttgtgcccaacttgtggtagagtattctgagttTTATTGGTCctatcagtcacagttggacacactgtaatttgtctcaaacatagtgatgtcattttggtcttctttaataatgaaagacaagaaccaaccatttaATTAAAATGATGGTCCAAACTTTATCTTTGCATCTTATCTGGGACCTGgcaaaatgaagatatttaataaatactcaaaGTTCCAAGGGAGGTGAATAGGGGTGAAGGCAAGATGGTGGATCAATGGTAACTAGTCACCTCCTCTCCCCCAACCCTTGGAACACCTTTAAATAATTCCATAAAGCAATTCCTGCAGCAGCAGAACCCACAAATGgacaaaatgaaatgattttctagTCAAAGTCAATTTAAAGGATTAGCAGAAGGTCTGTCCCCTCtaggtgagagtggagcacaatCCAGGACAATTCTACACAGGCAGTACTAGTGCAGACCAGGCCCCAGCAAATCAGGAGCAAgtcttgggagccactgaatcaagTGGCAGCAGCTGTTTCAGGGGCTCTCAATTCACATCTGGTAAAGGGGTTGAATCAGAAGGAGATTAAGAGGTTGAACTAAGGGCTTGAATCAGGagtctctttgctagcactggGGGAAGAACTCTTTtactttgcccatattcagatctaGGTCATAATCCTGGGTGTCCTAGGGATAGCAAGAGCACTAGTCCATCAGAACTTGCAGTTGCAGTAGAACAGGGACTCTCCTCTCAGTTCCAGAGCAGAAGAAATTGTTTGTGAACACTCATAAACTAAAACACAGTCCAGGAATGTGGTAAACACACCTCACCTTAGATCATGCCATCTTGAAAGAACTGAAACTTTACAGGTCTCCAGAAACATCTCTGAAACAGTTATATAAAAaccctgaagcttgggacaatgtgattttcaccctggaagcagagccctattttaacaacaacaacaaaaaagtaaaaagttaagaaatagactAGGAAAACGAGCAAATAGAAAATCccatgaaaaaacaaacaaatcatgaCCATGGGATGAGGAGGGGGTGATTAAAGGGAGAGCATACTGGAGGAGATGGTATTGAGAAGCAAAAGACCTTTTAGAAAGGACAagatagggcaactaggtggcgcagtggataaagcaccggccttggagtcaggagtacttgggttcaaatcctgtctcaggcacttaataattacctgtgtggccttgggcaagccacttaaccccatttgccttgcaaaaaaaaaagcataaaaaaagaaaggacaagatgaaaaagaaagagaattgaatAATGGGGTGGAAAAGTAGGTTAGAGGGAAATACATTTCACAATCACAACTTTGAAAAAATtctgaaacaagtttctctgataaagacatcatttctaaaatgatagtctgagtcagatttataaatatAAGAGCTGATCTCgagtgataaatgatcaaaagatatgaacagttttcaaaaccATTTGATATTGATATTTCAAAACTATTGTCATTTGaaataatgctctaaatcactgttgattggaaaaatgaaaattaaaacaattctgaggtactaatttatatctattagattggccaatagaaaagaggaggaaaatgagcagtgttagaagggatgtgggaaaaatgagacattaatgcattgttaatagagctatgaattgattcaaccattctggagagcaactatGCCCAGGgactataaaatcatgcataccctttgaccaacaATACCACTAGTAGGTCCATAtccaaaaaagagattttttaaaaaaagaaaatgacctttaaataagaaaaaatatttttagaagctgttttcttgtggcaaagaactgtaaattgaggggttgccatcaattgaggaatggttgaacaaattgtgctatatgattgtgctggaatatttttgtgctataagaaatgatgagcagaatgttCTCAGAAGTCTGAGAAGGCTTACATGAGCTaatgaaaagggaaatgtattgcATGGAatgtaataacaatattgtaagatgatcaattaTGCATGACAGCTATGAatcagctattctcagcaatacaatggtaAAAGACATCTCTAAAGCACTTATGATGAAAAGTGTTATTAGCCAtcctcaagagaaagaactgatggtgtctgaatacagattgaagtttCTTTACTAAACTGTATTTTTCTTGGGGggtcttttggtttgttttcttttacaacatgaattaCATGACATGTTTATAAAACTACACATTATAACCATTATTaaattgtttaccttctcaaAGAGTTGaatggagagggagggaaagaattcggaactcaaagttttaaaaattaatgttgaaattaatttacatgtaattggagaaaataacacattaaataaaaatttaaaaataaatgttgagacgcccaaaaaggcaacaaaaatgtgcataccctttgatccagcaatatcactactgggtctgtaccctgaagagatgatgtaaaagggtaaaaaaacatcacttgtacaaaaatattcatagcaaccctgtttgtagtgacaaagaattggaaatcaagtaaatgtcctccaattggggaatggcttagcaaactgtggtatatgtatgtcatggaacactactgttccattagaaactaggagggatgggaattcagggaagcctggagggatttacatgaactgatgctgagtgagatgagcagaaccagaaaaacactgtacaccctaacagcaacatggaggtgaagatcaaccttgatggacttgctcattccatcagtgcaataatcagggacaatttggggctgtctgcaatggaaaataccatctgtatccagagaaagaactgtggagtttgaacaaagaacaacgactattacctttaatttaggggaaaaaaaaactgatatcttattgtctgatcttgctattatactttgtttcttctttaaggatatgatttctctctcatcacattcaattttgatcaatgtatactatggaaacaatgtaaagactggcaaattgccttctgtgggggggggtggagggggaagtaagattatgggaaaaattgtaaaactcaaataaaatctttataattcaaaaaaattaatgttgagtaaaagtgaatgtaaaaaaattcagatttttattttctctttacaaGAAAACCTTaacaaataattcaaatttaaaggatatggaaataatttttttagtatgTAATGTGTTTATTCTACAAATAAAGCAACTGGATGGCTTTATTCACTCATAGGTCACTGAGATTgaagctcaaatccagtctcaggcacttacaaGAActtactaggcaagtcacttaacttttagcTTGCCTTACTAGCTATCACCTAATCTCTACTGGATACAACTGGAGAAGGTATTGGTAATctactgcagtatctttgtcaagaaaaccccatggattgggtatgactgaacaacactATCACCACACATATATAAAGATATCAcacatacctacacacacacacacacagataaacacacacattaaattcagcctcagcatTCTGAATGCTGCCAAAGCATTCTTGGCATCTGCCAATTAAGAATGGTATGCAACTGCCATTTCAGGGCCTTGATCAGAAGCAAGTTTATTCAAAAATTTGTCTGAAATATGAAAATGCTAAAGCAAGATTTAAGCCTTTTGAAGATACTCCAGGTAAGGAAGAAGACAGGAAAtcctttgtcctttgtttttcagCTTTCTAGCCAGTTAAGTTTATGGAGGATATacaaatctgaaaaagaaaagagcagtctaagaaaagaaaacttcataAGATCAACAGTCAAATACCATTTCTTGTGACATTCCAGTTCTCATCGAATATTCCAAAAATGCTATAAAGAATTAGTTTTCATTAAACTCTTATTTCCTATAACAAGCTAGCCAATTTTCTTTCATTGGATTTAAAAGCATCAActtcatgtatgtatatgtatagattaAGTGTAGGTTTGTCCTAAGACTTCCCCCTCTTTCTATATTCCTCTTCATACATGGACCTCCCTGTGTTGATTATCACCAATCTATAGCATACATATCTTATTTGTGCAAAGGTTTTGAATGTAGTCTCCTTCATTAGACAGAGAACAGtttttccacttttattttatttttgtaatttcagAGTTTAGCGCGGTTCTTCGCTCATAGTAGGAGCTTGTTACCCAATCTGAGCTGTTGAGAAAAAGTCACTTATCTGAAgtttgtctcttcctctctccccccacGCCACGTCCTCTAGCAAGCAAGAGAACCCCTGTTTCTAACAGAGCACAGAGTCCCTAGCTACAGCTCTTGAGCTGGAGTAGCTCCGCATCTTTCATTTGGATGGGGGTTTTTCTGACGGCTATCCTTCTTTGCCTATCCCCTCCAACCCCCAGTCCCACTTCCAAAGAACTTTCTCCCCAGGTCATTGGGGAAAAGTGGAAAAACTAAAGATGCTGCACGTAGTTCTTTTCTTCTCGGTTTCACAAAAGCTGTAAACTCTACTACAGATCCCTTTCCATGGTTCTGTGAAGAGCATAGATTCTATCTGGGTATTGTCCATTGCTTTGGAAGGAAGACATAAGGGAGAGAAAATGCTTCTTGAAAATCCAAATATTTTACAGACTTGAGAGAGAACATTGTATAGACCGTGCAAGGAAAATTTCCGTGGAGTCGTTAGTCGATAAAAGCAAATGAGTTGTAGTTTTTAATGAGGCTGATGGTCAACACGCAGTTGATGTGATTTGAGCTCGGTCACTGCTTCTCTTTTTTAAGGGTTacatttgaaaccaggtctttttGAGCCATGGTTCTCTATCCCCTACGCTCCACAAgctctaaaaaaaatcatccatcACAAggcatatttataaaattaaattgtatttctttctGCCTTGACTGCCACTCAATTCTAAATACACCTGACCTCGGTAGCCACAGAAGCAACCCGCATGCATACCAGGGTGACTACATTTCATAATTGGttgagtgctggacctgaagtctgagaaaccttagttcaaatctagctcgAGACAACGAGCTTTATGACcatggtaaatcacttaacttcctgCTGATGGTTTTCTtatctaaaatggggataatcaggggcggctaggggcgcagtggataaagcaccgtccctgaagtcaggagtacctgggttcaaatccggtctctaactacttagctgtgtggccttgggcaagccacttaaccccatttgccttgcaaaaacctaaaaaaaaaaaatctaaaatggggataatcataatTACCTTCCTGGGTTTTGgtgaaaaacaaataagatattttttaaagcttttgcaGACATTAAAGAGCTACTTAAATGGTAATTATACTACTTAACTTTGATGATtctagggaaaggaaaaagaggctccacctatttttttttttttttttttacctcaccTGAAAGGACCTATTCTGCATCCTGGATCGCCGATTTCATTCCCCCCTTCGCCACCTCGCGCAGATATGTGACCACGAGGTGGTGTCCCTGTTCCTCAGCTAGGTCCACGGGGAGGCGACCCAGGGAGTCCTTGACATCCAATCGTGCTCCCGCCTGGTGAAGTAGCATCAGAGTGTCCAGGAAGCCCTCCCGGGCAGCGTCGTGTACTGGTAGAGTGAGGGTTGTCAGGTCTGGAGTATTGGGCTCTGCTCCGTGCTGCAGCAGGAGCTCTGCCACGCGCACACTGCCCATCATCATGACCTAGAGGGCAAATGGCAGGATTGGTCACATTAACAACGCATCTTGGGAAGATTCCTAGGATAAGGCGCAAGAAATGAGATTTAGGTTCTGTTTATCTCTGTATTCCCAGCCCCTAACAGTATCTTGCATAAAAAAAGATGcttcagaaattttttaaagttaatataaGTATAGGGGTGAGGTATGGCATAGATCTTTGTGTATGGGAAAAAGCGGAGAAGTCAATACTCGAATACAGAAGTAGGAACGAGGAAATGAATTTAGGCATGGGTGTATGCATTCATTTTTACAGCACATCAAATAGACTAAAAGAGCTAGAAATGTATATGACTGAGGCATTGCTTACAATTCaaagcaattatttttaattttgatgtgACAACACTCCCAGAAACTGCCCaggcaataaataataataaaagatgagaTGGCTTAGATTAGTTCCAATTAACAAGGGAGTACATTTACGTGGAATCAACAATCTTTAAAGAGGCAAAGCATTGCCTCCAGGATCTCATTCCCCCTTAGAAGAACTAAAATATGTAGGTCTCTAGAAAACAGATCAGACCACTGGATCCGTGAGGAATCTAGACTCAacatgaattgaattaaatgccATTTAAAATTTAGGGAAAAGAACCACAGATTTGTCATTAGAGCATCTGCATTTGAATCCAAGCTCAGTTAatctccgtgtgtgtgtgtgtgtgtgtgtgtgtgtgtgtgtgtggtctaaATTACTTTTGAGGACTCCAATTTCCTGGTTAGTAAAAGAAATCCCAGCCCCAAGGGCATTTCTATATCTTCCAGCTCCGAACCTAGGATCCTAATTTAAAAGGCCTTTTTCTAAGCATATTCTGCAATGCAATCACTGAAATGCTCTCAGGCCATGAAATAGATTTATGATgccagaataaatacaaagttattaaagaaatttattttctggTTGTCAAATATGTACTTATTGTATTAATTGCATCACATTAATTTTACTGTATTGTAATGCAGTCCTATTTAGttggttttaactttttttaaggaaaaattaaattatcatgGTTCTCATATGAAGAATTGTCAAATTCTTCTGTGTAATTTAGAAATCAAAGTATGATGTCCCAGGAGCAATTTTAAACTTTTgaaaataactatatttataCAAGTGGTCCACAGTTTGGAAAATAAGGTGGCTATTAAAACTAACTTTTAAAAAGGTCTGAAAGTGCTAAAATCTGAATTaaattaatgaaacaaaataaattttgagaTTTTGCTAGATTCATGCAGCAGAGATGGCTGGGCAAATTGTGAATTCTGTCAGTTTGgtatctgattttttaaaaaagaaaatcttaaaacttaaaaaagaaaactagctTAAATTAACTTTATTATTTAGTTGCTCTGGCTTATTGCAGGCCTACATATATTTCATAACCAATAAAAATGATGTAGTATAATTTGTCAACTGACTGTAAAGAGAATTTCTAAAGGGATGTGCTTTTAGTTATGACAACATCCATGAAAGATATATGTAGCCCACTGAGGTGATAAATTTAAAGACAATAGTAATGGATTTTAGTTTGATGAATTCATTTACAAATCAGTGTTATGGCTTTTTAACTGCAGCACTCACAACTTACAAGACTAATAACtagggaaaaaattaagagatttatGGATTTTGAGTTGAAACAGATATTAGGGACCATAAATCCAACCTCCTTATTACTTTATTTGGCTTTGCAAATACTAATTAAATCCTAAATTGTTTACAAATTACATTAAAGGAGCTGAATATTcattgcaaataataataataaagttgttgaaaacattcatttaaatatttattggaaatagtaaagttattgaacattatcagttaaattttttttcaaccatCCTAGGTAGTAATCAATCTATGTGGAACCAAATTACATATTCAAGGGGAAAAATGCTACATTGCAATTGTGATCGTTGTATCATCTCTCATTAAACTCTATACAAAATACTGGAGGTTGTAATTCACTTCACCtcataaaaagtcagaaataatatCATATTTGTTGGAAGCGGTTCTAAAAAACTACAAACAAAAGATGTTTGTTTTCACTAATTGTTTCCAGCAATGTGATAGCAACCATTCCTAACCTGTACAACTTCTTGCTTGTATCCAAAAAACAGACCACAGCTGACCACTGGGTTGTACTCAGGTTCTCTAGTTCTCTTCCAGgtctttccaatttttaaaagatcgtttaaatataatctttttgaatattaaatatattttctgtcctttgctttccttttattaaaagtattattttcttttttagtttttttttttttgtaaggcaaacggggttaagtggcttgcccaaggccacacagctaggtagttaattattaagcgtttgagaccagatttgaacccaggtgctcctgattccagggccggtgccttatccattacgccaccttaGCCGCCCcttaaaagcattattttcaatgttctcaaaaaacttttttcta
This window harbors:
- the LOC141499885 gene encoding tumor suppressor ARF-like isoform X1, coding for MIRRMRVTIRVSRACRPHRIRTLVAKLVQALCRALAVSNQATPFQVLLIVRRKRDHRRPGHDDGQCARGRAPAAARSRAQYSRPDNPHSTSTRRCPGGLPGHSDATSPGGSTIGCQGLPGSPPRGPS
- the LOC141499885 gene encoding cyclin-dependent kinase inhibitor 2A-like isoform X2, encoding MNLSVERLTEAAARGRTELVQKLLESGTDPNVKNRFGRSAIQVMMMGSVRVAELLLQHGAEPNTPDLTTLTLPVHDAAREGFLDTLMLLHQAGARLDVKDSLGRLPVDLAEEQGHHLVVTYLREVAKGGMKSAIQDAE